A single Thermaerobacter sp. FW80 DNA region contains:
- a CDS encoding DUF1028 domain-containing protein: MATFSIVAADPRVGMWGVGVQSKFLAVGAVVPWAEAGVGAVATQAWANVSYGPEGLALLRQGLSAEEVVDRLVQADPGRDHRQLGVVDAHGRAAAYTGAACLEWAGHRVGPGYACQGNILAGPAVVDAMARAYEEARDRGLPMEERLIEALRAGQAAGGDRRGQQSAALLVVKPRGGYGGYTDRWLDLRVDDHPRPIEELHRLVRLHRLYFGAPDPSRQVRLEGAVVEEVQRLLQATGYYRGPISGRLDDATRQALRTFQLNENFEERVVGDEVIDGDVLDYLRDLARRRPAGGGPATGSAVGGGAP, translated from the coding sequence GTGGCAACCTTCTCCATCGTGGCCGCCGACCCCCGGGTCGGCATGTGGGGGGTCGGGGTCCAGTCGAAGTTCCTCGCTGTTGGGGCTGTGGTGCCCTGGGCGGAGGCGGGGGTCGGCGCCGTCGCCACCCAGGCCTGGGCCAACGTGTCCTACGGCCCGGAAGGGCTGGCCCTGCTGCGGCAGGGGCTCTCGGCGGAAGAGGTGGTGGACCGCTTGGTCCAGGCCGATCCCGGGCGGGACCACCGGCAGCTGGGGGTGGTCGACGCCCACGGGCGGGCGGCGGCCTACACCGGTGCGGCCTGCCTGGAGTGGGCCGGCCACCGGGTCGGACCGGGCTACGCCTGCCAGGGCAACATCCTGGCCGGTCCGGCCGTGGTCGATGCGATGGCGCGGGCCTATGAGGAGGCCCGCGACCGCGGGCTGCCCATGGAAGAGCGCCTGATCGAGGCGCTGCGGGCCGGGCAGGCGGCGGGCGGCGACCGGCGCGGCCAGCAGTCGGCGGCGCTGCTGGTGGTCAAGCCCCGGGGCGGCTACGGCGGCTACACCGACCGCTGGCTCGATCTGCGGGTCGACGACCATCCCCGCCCCATCGAGGAGCTCCATCGCCTGGTGCGCCTGCACCGGCTCTACTTCGGCGCCCCCGACCCCTCCCGCCAGGTGCGCCTCGAGGGCGCGGTGGTGGAAGAGGTCCAGCGGCTCCTCCAGGCGACGGGCTACTACCGCGGGCCGATCAGCGGGCGGCTGGACGACGCCACCCGCCAGGCGCTGCGCACCTTCCAGCTGAACGAGAACTTCGAGGAGCGGGTGGTGGGGGACGAGGTCATCGACGGGGACGTGCTGGACTACCTGCGCGACCTGGCCCGGCGACGGCCGGCCGGCGGCGGGCCGGCGACAGGATCCGCGGTGGGCGGCGGGGCCCCGTGA
- a CDS encoding zinc-binding dehydrogenase yields MKALVYRLSLPRVVLAKLLAHRWPWLVYGPAGAVVYTDWPDPVPPGEDWAVVAPRLAGLCGSDIGVIAAHTSPSASPFSSFPAVLGHEVVGVIAQGGARVPWPAGTRVVVDPSISCTMRGLPPCPQCQRGFPYLCQRCTDGTLSPGFLVGFCRDLPGGWAQRMLAHASQLHPVPDGMSDERAVLVEPLAIAVHGVLRRPPAAGARILVIGAGTIGLSTVAALRLLGYDAHVTVAARHGMQARLARELGASRVVSPADLGRAAAEAGARAFRPLIGRAVYRGGFDLVYDCVGTRRSLDDALRLAREGGTVVLLGAAGEIPKIDWTFVWMRELEVVGAVGYGLERVGGRTVHTFDLVLEALAAHPELPVERMVTHRFPLHRYREALQAALDRRASGAIKIVFTPNEGGAPTVSTPRDG; encoded by the coding sequence GTGAAGGCCCTGGTCTACCGGCTGTCGCTACCCCGGGTGGTGCTGGCCAAGCTCTTGGCCCACCGCTGGCCGTGGCTGGTGTACGGCCCGGCCGGGGCGGTGGTGTACACCGACTGGCCGGATCCGGTGCCGCCGGGTGAGGACTGGGCGGTGGTGGCCCCGCGGCTGGCGGGCCTCTGCGGCTCGGACATCGGCGTGATCGCCGCCCACACCAGCCCCTCCGCCTCGCCCTTCAGCTCCTTCCCCGCGGTGCTGGGCCACGAGGTGGTGGGGGTGATCGCGCAGGGCGGCGCCCGGGTTCCCTGGCCGGCCGGCACGCGGGTGGTGGTCGACCCGTCGATCTCCTGCACCATGCGCGGCCTGCCCCCCTGCCCCCAATGCCAGCGGGGCTTCCCCTACCTGTGCCAGCGCTGTACCGACGGGACCCTGTCGCCGGGGTTCCTGGTGGGCTTCTGCCGCGACCTGCCGGGGGGATGGGCCCAGCGGATGCTGGCCCACGCCAGCCAGCTCCACCCCGTTCCCGACGGGATGTCGGACGAACGGGCGGTGCTGGTGGAACCCCTCGCCATCGCCGTCCACGGGGTCCTGCGCCGCCCCCCTGCCGCCGGCGCGCGGATCCTGGTGATCGGCGCCGGCACCATCGGGCTGTCCACCGTGGCCGCCCTGCGCCTGCTCGGGTACGATGCCCATGTCACGGTGGCGGCCCGGCACGGCATGCAAGCCCGGCTGGCGCGGGAGCTGGGCGCCAGCCGGGTGGTGTCGCCCGCCGATCTCGGCCGGGCTGCGGCGGAGGCCGGCGCCCGCGCCTTCCGTCCCCTGATCGGCCGCGCCGTCTACCGCGGCGGGTTCGACCTGGTCTACGATTGCGTCGGCACCCGCCGCTCCCTGGACGACGCGCTGCGCCTCGCCCGGGAAGGCGGCACCGTGGTCCTGCTGGGCGCCGCCGGCGAGATCCCGAAGATCGACTGGACCTTCGTCTGGATGCGGGAGCTGGAGGTCGTCGGGGCGGTGGGCTACGGCCTCGAGCGGGTGGGCGGCCGCACCGTCCACACCTTCGACCTGGTCCTGGAGGCCCTGGCGGCGCACCCGGAGCTGCCCGTGGAACGCATGGTCACCCACCGCTTCCCGCTCCACCGCTACCGGGAGGCCCTTCAGGCCGCCCTGGACCGGCGCGCCTCGGGGGCGATCAAGATCGTCTTCACCCCGAACGAGGGCGGAGCGCCGACCGTCTCCACCCCGAGGGACGGCTGA
- a CDS encoding ISLre2 family transposase gives MVSIHAVRELFLQTLRELAELVTEDRSFGELEEAVQRLSGRLTLRLLEWVLAGIDERLMQERDPSRYECLDTRERVLDTPLGELQVKRRYYRDRATGQGVFLLDEALGLESRRRLSPRLEALCRRLATEMPYHRAAAVLRELTAGQAPARAMTVWRASQRAGRRLKEAAERLRRSVFVEGQVPEGRRRSAQLHAEADEVYLRGRGQPVVLKLGVAYEGKQAVGSNRQALRERRVVAGVMPGTAFWEQASAYWGTHWDLSAVQACYLGGDGAHWVKQGLQYFPRACYRLDPFHLRRALREALSPSEETYAQVCRAIEAGDWAGVESALRQALRGRRGPARERLLRLRGYLREHWDGIVASGEAPRLGAIEAEVFHVLARRMKRHGARWSERGADHLARLLSERVDPHWRAVLGGRPLQISPGVRQATRQAVQRVMRQLEEDPARWLRARIPALTGPHATKPWVQVLRDLAHVHAPVA, from the coding sequence ATGGTCAGCATACACGCTGTGCGCGAACTTTTCCTCCAGACATTGCGGGAACTGGCGGAGCTGGTGACGGAGGACCGATCGTTTGGCGAACTGGAGGAAGCCGTTCAGCGGCTCAGCGGCCGGCTGACACTGCGGCTGCTGGAGTGGGTGTTGGCCGGGATCGATGAGCGACTGATGCAGGAGCGGGACCCGAGCCGATATGAGTGCCTGGATACGCGGGAGCGGGTCCTGGACACGCCGCTGGGCGAGTTGCAGGTGAAGCGACGTTACTACCGGGACCGGGCGACGGGCCAGGGTGTGTTCTTGCTGGATGAAGCACTGGGCTTGGAATCGCGGCGGCGACTGTCGCCGCGGCTGGAAGCGCTGTGCCGGCGGCTCGCGACGGAGATGCCGTATCACCGAGCGGCGGCGGTCCTGCGGGAGTTGACGGCGGGGCAGGCACCGGCGCGGGCGATGACGGTGTGGCGGGCGTCCCAACGGGCGGGGCGCCGGTTGAAGGAGGCGGCGGAGCGGCTGCGGCGGTCGGTGTTCGTGGAGGGCCAGGTGCCGGAAGGCCGGCGCCGGAGTGCGCAGCTGCATGCCGAAGCGGACGAGGTTTATCTGCGGGGTCGAGGGCAACCGGTGGTGTTGAAGCTGGGGGTCGCGTACGAAGGCAAGCAAGCCGTGGGTTCGAACCGGCAAGCGCTGCGGGAGCGGCGGGTCGTGGCGGGGGTGATGCCGGGTACGGCCTTTTGGGAGCAGGCGAGCGCCTATTGGGGGACGCACTGGGATCTGAGCGCGGTCCAGGCTTGTTACCTCGGAGGCGATGGGGCGCATTGGGTCAAGCAGGGGTTGCAGTACTTCCCCCGCGCGTGTTACCGGCTGGATCCGTTCCACCTGCGGCGAGCCCTGCGGGAGGCGTTATCGCCTTCCGAGGAGACGTACGCCCAGGTGTGCCGGGCCATCGAAGCGGGGGATTGGGCGGGCGTGGAGTCGGCGCTTCGCCAGGCGCTACGGGGGCGGCGTGGTCCGGCGCGGGAGCGCTTGTTGCGGCTGCGCGGCTACTTGCGGGAGCACTGGGACGGGATTGTGGCTTCTGGGGAAGCGCCGCGGCTGGGGGCGATCGAAGCAGAAGTCTTTCACGTCCTTGCACGACGGATGAAACGGCATGGGGCGCGTTGGAGTGAACGCGGCGCCGACCACTTGGCGCGGCTCTTGAGCGAACGCGTGGACCCCCACTGGCGCGCGGTCCTCGGCGGCCGGCCCCTGCAGATTTCGCCCGGCGTGCGGCAGGCGACACGCCAGGCCGTTCAGCGCGTGATGCGCCAGCTCGAGGAGGACCCAGCCCGTTGGCTGCGTGCCCGCATCCCAGCGCTCACCGGGCCGCATGCGACCAAACCCTGGGTTCAGGTGCTGCGCGACCTGGCCCATGTCCACGCACCGGTGGCTTGA
- a CDS encoding IS200/IS605 family accessory protein TnpB-related protein → MQATFQTKIQDQSVYPALDAIAALYGRLLRRLYVDVYVHHRPLVECKREYIARYGITARHFNALATELKGKVKAAEEAHRHHLAHLRGQIQSTERAMAKLQKQAKALASGKGRWAALSPEERAAKRCRVRFRLHQKQRRLAMLRARLEAAEARTGSPPICFGSRRLFHRQFHLEANGFASHDEWRRAWRDARSQSFFCIGSKDEMSGNQTCSLFGNRLRLRVPNALVARFGRYVWLHGIRFPYGQDVIMAAIASGRAISYRFVRQNGAWYVFATTERPAAPITTSRRAGALGADLNPDRLAVAEVDRFGNPVAARDIRFQIQGKRREQVKAILGEGVADLVAWAKGAGKPIVVERLDFRAKKTRLREEGPRYARMLSAFAYAAFMALLLSRAAREGVEVIRVNPAFTSVIGKVKFMARYGLSPHAAAAVAIARRGLGLGERLRSGTARPLPARNRGRHVWSDWRRIAPSVRGKLAHRLYERSSEDAPGRGEPRSTRAPAASRPHGPGCDGLAWGPGCDPPARIVGSAVRPAS, encoded by the coding sequence ATGCAGGCGACCTTTCAGACGAAGATTCAAGACCAGTCGGTTTATCCGGCGCTGGACGCCATCGCCGCCCTGTACGGTCGCCTGCTGCGCCGGTTGTATGTCGATGTCTATGTTCATCACCGCCCCCTTGTCGAATGCAAGCGGGAATACATTGCCCGCTACGGCATCACGGCGCGCCACTTCAACGCGCTGGCCACCGAACTCAAGGGCAAGGTGAAGGCGGCGGAGGAAGCGCATCGGCACCATCTGGCGCATCTGCGCGGGCAGATTCAATCCACCGAACGAGCGATGGCCAAGCTCCAAAAGCAGGCGAAAGCTTTGGCCTCGGGCAAGGGGCGCTGGGCCGCCCTGTCCCCCGAAGAACGGGCTGCAAAGCGCTGCCGGGTTCGGTTTCGGCTGCACCAGAAGCAGCGGCGGCTGGCCATGCTGCGCGCCCGCCTTGAAGCGGCGGAAGCCCGGACGGGATCGCCGCCGATTTGCTTTGGTTCCCGGCGTTTGTTTCACCGGCAGTTCCACCTGGAGGCGAATGGGTTCGCTTCCCACGACGAATGGCGCAGGGCATGGCGCGATGCTCGAAGCCAAAGCTTCTTCTGCATCGGTTCCAAAGACGAGATGAGCGGCAACCAGACCTGCTCGCTCTTTGGCAACAGGTTGCGTCTTCGGGTGCCCAACGCCCTGGTCGCCCGCTTTGGGCGGTATGTTTGGCTGCACGGCATCCGCTTCCCCTATGGACAGGATGTCATCATGGCGGCCATTGCGTCGGGGCGAGCCATCAGCTATCGGTTCGTCCGGCAAAACGGCGCGTGGTATGTCTTCGCCACCACCGAACGGCCCGCGGCCCCGATCACGACATCGCGGAGGGCGGGCGCCCTTGGTGCCGATCTGAATCCCGACCGGCTGGCCGTGGCGGAGGTCGACCGCTTCGGCAACCCGGTGGCGGCGCGTGACATCCGGTTTCAGATTCAAGGCAAGCGCCGGGAGCAGGTGAAGGCCATCCTGGGCGAGGGGGTGGCGGACCTGGTGGCATGGGCCAAGGGCGCCGGCAAGCCCATCGTCGTCGAGCGGCTGGACTTCCGGGCGAAGAAGACCCGCCTTCGGGAAGAAGGCCCCCGCTACGCCCGGATGCTGTCCGCCTTTGCCTACGCCGCATTCATGGCCCTCCTGCTCTCCCGAGCGGCCCGGGAAGGCGTGGAAGTGATCCGCGTCAACCCGGCCTTCACCAGCGTGATCGGCAAGGTCAAGTTCATGGCCCGGTACGGACTGTCGCCCCACGCCGCGGCGGCGGTGGCGATTGCCCGCCGGGGCCTTGGTTTGGGCGAGCGCTTGCGCTCCGGAACCGCCCGCCCTCTACCCGCGAGGAATCGAGGGCGGCACGTCTGGAGCGATTGGCGGCGCATCGCCCCGTCGGTGCGCGGCAAGCTCGCGCACCGGCTCTATGAGCGGTCCTCCGAGGACGCCCCAGGCCGGGGGGAACCCCGATCCACCCGGGCACCGGCGGCCTCAAGGCCGCACGGCCCCGGGTGCGATGGTCTGGCTTGGGGTCCGGGGTGCGATCCCCCGGCGCGAATCGTCGGGAGCGCTGTTCGCCCGGCGTCATAG
- a CDS encoding class II aldolase/adducin family protein: MRYALLAPPRDDFLGRVLAGLRGVLDLHGHQPTDADDPELGLAIQVADPADPRPFRRQSRGTFVVTLMEGEPGENVLQRAYPYLVRTLSNLLIYVTEEHGRRCLHFITPELGHYQLAYEARDEAAFFEEVYERLRPLAQSRFVLDNVFVPDLPRELWDGNETTRALAEAGRRLAALDLLPAPFPLEEYLSPRDLRHLKLLYGIGGLSYGNLSARHEGNTFWMSASGIDKSRMEVIGRDILLVKDYDPERQAMILSVPADREPRRVSVDAIEHWMIYREHPEVQAIIHVHAWMDGVPSTEVNYPCGTYELATSVAELVRRSPDPAAAVIGLKNHGLTITGRSLDDIFERIEGRIQRQVPMT, from the coding sequence ATGCGTTATGCGTTGCTGGCGCCGCCGCGGGACGACTTCCTCGGCCGCGTGCTGGCCGGCTTGCGCGGGGTGCTGGACCTCCATGGACACCAGCCCACCGACGCCGACGACCCCGAGCTGGGCCTGGCCATCCAGGTGGCCGATCCGGCCGACCCGCGGCCCTTCCGCCGCCAGTCCCGCGGCACCTTCGTGGTCACCCTGATGGAGGGCGAGCCCGGCGAGAACGTCCTGCAGCGGGCCTACCCCTACCTGGTGCGCACCCTCTCCAACCTGCTGATCTACGTCACCGAGGAGCACGGGCGACGCTGCCTCCACTTCATCACACCGGAGCTGGGCCACTACCAGCTGGCGTACGAGGCCCGCGACGAGGCAGCCTTCTTCGAAGAGGTGTACGAGCGGCTGCGGCCCCTGGCCCAGTCCCGGTTCGTCCTGGACAACGTGTTCGTCCCGGACCTGCCGCGGGAGCTGTGGGACGGCAACGAGACCACCCGCGCGCTGGCCGAGGCGGGCCGGCGCCTGGCGGCGCTGGACCTGTTGCCCGCACCCTTCCCGCTGGAGGAGTACCTCTCGCCCCGGGACCTGCGCCACCTCAAGCTGCTCTACGGCATCGGGGGCTTGAGCTACGGCAACCTGAGCGCCCGGCACGAGGGCAACACCTTCTGGATGAGCGCCAGCGGCATCGACAAGTCGCGGATGGAGGTAATCGGCCGCGACATCCTGCTGGTCAAGGACTACGACCCCGAGCGGCAGGCGATGATCCTCAGCGTGCCCGCCGACCGGGAGCCGCGGCGGGTGTCCGTCGACGCCATCGAACACTGGATGATCTACCGCGAGCACCCCGAGGTGCAGGCGATCATCCACGTCCACGCGTGGATGGACGGCGTCCCGTCCACGGAGGTCAACTATCCGTGCGGGACCTACGAGCTGGCGACCTCGGTGGCGGAACTGGTGCGCCGCTCGCCCGACCCCGCGGCGGCGGTGATCGGGCTGAAGAACCACGGCCTGACCATCACCGGCCGGTCGCTGGACGACATCTTCGAGCGCATCGAGGGTCGCATCCAGCGGCAGGTGCCGATGACCTGA
- a CDS encoding DUF871 domain-containing protein — protein sequence MDEPATGRTLGIAVYPGYGPEGTEEAIARRMEEAARRGYTEVFTSLHLPEASPVATAERLARLAGRARSLGLRLWADVAPSALAALGAAPDNLEPLASLGLSALRVDHGYDAAAVAAMTRNPYGLDVVVNASTVRPAALDRILAAGARAERLAACHNFYPRPETGLSIWWVHRLSSALAERGIRVAAFVPSQHGRRGPLFAGLPTVERHRALPPDRAAAELLALGSIHTLLFGDPGPSTDEMEAVRAVWRGDGVPLRIRLHRDITAVERAIVEAPVHVNRLDAAEAVVRSTTSRTSAGSATAIPPRPAEPRPRGTVTVDNDRYLRYAGELQVTLRDLPPDERVNVVGWVLADDLHLLDFLGPGARFRLVVDGRNPGRPS from the coding sequence ATGGACGAACCGGCCACCGGGCGCACCCTGGGCATCGCCGTCTACCCCGGCTATGGCCCGGAAGGCACGGAGGAGGCGATCGCACGGCGGATGGAGGAGGCTGCCCGCCGCGGCTACACGGAGGTCTTCACGTCCCTGCACCTGCCCGAGGCGTCGCCCGTCGCCACGGCGGAGAGGCTGGCCCGGCTGGCTGGCCGGGCCCGCTCCCTCGGGCTCCGGCTCTGGGCCGACGTGGCCCCGTCCGCCCTGGCGGCCCTGGGTGCCGCCCCCGACAACCTGGAGCCCCTGGCTTCCCTGGGCCTCAGCGCCCTTCGCGTCGACCACGGCTACGACGCCGCCGCCGTCGCGGCCATGACCCGCAATCCCTACGGCCTGGACGTCGTCGTCAACGCCAGCACCGTGCGCCCGGCAGCGCTGGACCGCATCCTGGCGGCCGGGGCTCGGGCCGAACGGCTGGCGGCGTGCCACAACTTCTACCCGCGGCCGGAGACGGGCCTGAGCATCTGGTGGGTGCACCGCCTCTCCTCGGCGCTGGCGGAGCGGGGGATCCGGGTGGCCGCGTTCGTCCCGTCGCAACACGGCCGCCGCGGCCCCCTGTTCGCCGGCCTGCCGACGGTGGAGCGCCACCGGGCCCTCCCGCCCGACCGGGCGGCGGCGGAGCTCCTGGCGTTGGGCTCCATCCACACCCTGCTCTTCGGCGACCCGGGGCCGTCGACCGACGAGATGGAGGCCGTGCGGGCGGTGTGGCGGGGGGACGGCGTTCCCTTGCGGATCCGGCTGCACCGTGACATCACGGCCGTGGAAAGAGCCATCGTGGAGGCCCCGGTTCACGTCAACCGGCTGGACGCCGCGGAGGCCGTCGTCCGTTCCACGACCTCGCGCACCTCCGCCGGGTCGGCGACCGCCATTCCGCCCCGACCCGCCGAACCCCGGCCCCGCGGCACCGTCACCGTGGACAACGACCGGTATCTGCGGTACGCCGGCGAGCTCCAGGTGACGCTGCGCGACCTGCCGCCCGACGAGCGGGTCAACGTGGTCGGCTGGGTGCTGGCGGACGACTTGCACCTGCTGGACTTCCTGGGGCCCGGCGCCCGCTTCCGGCTGGTGGTGGACGGGAGGAACCCGGGCCGCCCCTCGTAA
- a CDS encoding NAD+ synthase, producing MNGSPASPLRIAIAQIDSTVGDLEGNARKVEAFAAEAARAGADVVVFPELALTGYPPEDLLFRPAFLAEGRRWLHWLAARLADGPVALVGFVHQDRDLYNAAAVLEGGRVRAVACKRFLPNYGVFDEERYFAPGRRALVLRLHGVTLGVSICEDLWYPQGPVREQALAGGAEVLLNLSASPYHAGKPRERESLLVTRATDFGVAIVYANMVGGQDELVFDGNSLVVTPAGQVAARGRPFAEDLIVWDYDPTEAAVARWHEPRWRHVPPSPEEAARVERVDLAGGDGLAASQRDPQAGLVRPDEPGPPAAASGPAQPGRGPAAATAGSNEAAGVGAAGAAPRRGPKPPLPPRRVEALEGEAEVYAALVLAVRDYFRKNGFDRAWLGLSGGIDSALVACLAADALGPQRVTGVAMPSPFTAAASLRDAETVARNLGIGFHVVPIDAIFAAFRQALAPLFGDRPFDVAEENLQARIRGTLLMALANKFGGLVLATGNKSELATGYATLYGDMAGGFAPLKDVPKTLVYRLAAYRNGRPGGPVIPRSVLERPPTAELRPGQRDEDSLPPYAVLDPILEGYVERDLPAADLVARGHPAWAVARAVQLVGGSEYKRRQAAPGPKVTARAFGRDRRYPITNGFRERVPGGPGGPGGPGGTGGAGGSGGAAGVDPAPGAGAGGAR from the coding sequence TTGAACGGGTCACCCGCCAGTCCCCTCCGGATCGCCATCGCCCAGATCGACAGCACCGTGGGCGACCTCGAGGGCAACGCCCGCAAGGTGGAGGCCTTCGCCGCCGAAGCGGCCCGGGCGGGCGCCGACGTGGTGGTCTTCCCCGAACTGGCCCTGACCGGTTACCCGCCGGAAGACCTGCTCTTCCGCCCCGCCTTCTTGGCGGAGGGACGGCGCTGGCTCCACTGGCTCGCGGCCCGGCTCGCCGACGGACCCGTGGCCCTGGTGGGGTTCGTCCACCAGGATCGCGATCTCTACAACGCCGCCGCGGTGCTGGAGGGGGGGCGGGTCCGGGCCGTGGCCTGCAAGCGCTTCCTCCCGAACTACGGCGTCTTCGACGAGGAGCGGTACTTCGCGCCGGGCCGGCGCGCCCTGGTGCTGCGCCTCCACGGGGTGACCCTGGGGGTCAGCATCTGCGAGGACCTCTGGTATCCCCAGGGCCCCGTCCGCGAGCAGGCCCTGGCCGGCGGTGCCGAGGTGCTGCTGAACCTCTCCGCCTCGCCCTATCACGCCGGCAAGCCGCGGGAGCGGGAGAGCCTGCTGGTCACGCGGGCCACCGACTTCGGCGTCGCCATCGTGTACGCCAACATGGTGGGCGGCCAGGACGAGCTGGTCTTCGACGGCAACAGCCTGGTGGTCACCCCGGCGGGCCAGGTGGCGGCCCGCGGCCGCCCCTTCGCCGAAGACCTGATCGTCTGGGACTACGACCCCACCGAGGCGGCGGTCGCCCGCTGGCACGAGCCCCGCTGGCGGCACGTGCCGCCGTCGCCCGAGGAGGCGGCCCGGGTCGAACGGGTCGACCTCGCCGGTGGCGATGGCCTCGCCGCATCGCAGCGCGACCCGCAGGCGGGGCTGGTTCGTCCGGACGAACCCGGCCCGCCGGCCGCCGCCAGCGGTCCGGCGCAGCCCGGTCGCGGACCGGCCGCCGCCACCGCGGGGTCGAACGAGGCGGCGGGGGTCGGAGCGGCGGGCGCCGCCCCGCGGCGCGGTCCCAAGCCGCCCCTGCCGCCGCGGCGCGTCGAGGCCCTCGAGGGCGAGGCGGAGGTCTACGCCGCCCTGGTGCTGGCGGTGCGCGACTACTTCCGCAAGAACGGGTTCGATCGCGCCTGGCTGGGCCTCAGCGGCGGCATCGACTCGGCCCTGGTCGCCTGCCTGGCGGCCGACGCCCTGGGACCCCAGCGGGTGACGGGGGTCGCGATGCCGTCGCCCTTCACCGCCGCGGCCAGCCTGCGCGACGCGGAGACGGTGGCCCGCAACCTGGGCATCGGCTTCCACGTGGTCCCCATCGACGCCATCTTCGCCGCCTTCCGCCAGGCCCTGGCGCCGCTCTTCGGCGACCGGCCCTTCGACGTGGCCGAGGAGAACCTGCAGGCGCGGATCCGCGGCACCCTCCTCATGGCCCTGGCCAACAAGTTCGGCGGCCTGGTGCTGGCCACCGGCAACAAGAGCGAGCTGGCCACGGGCTACGCCACGCTCTACGGCGACATGGCCGGCGGCTTCGCGCCCCTCAAGGACGTGCCGAAGACCCTGGTCTACCGCCTGGCGGCCTACCGCAACGGGCGGCCCGGCGGACCGGTGATCCCGCGATCCGTCCTCGAGCGGCCCCCGACGGCGGAGCTGCGGCCGGGCCAGCGGGACGAGGACAGCCTGCCGCCCTACGCGGTGCTGGACCCGATCCTCGAAGGCTATGTGGAGCGGGACCTGCCCGCGGCGGACCTGGTCGCCCGGGGTCACCCGGCCTGGGCCGTGGCCCGGGCGGTGCAGCTGGTGGGCGGCAGCGAGTACAAGCGCCGCCAGGCGGCGCCGGGTCCGAAGGTCACCGCCCGCGCCTTCGGCCGTGACCGGCGCTACCCCATCACCAACGGCTTCCGGGAGCGGGTCCCCGGCGGCCCCGGCGGCCCCGGCGGCCCCGGCGGCACCGGCGGCGCCGGCGGCTCTGGGGGCGCTGCGGGCGTCGATCCGGCGCCCGGCGCGGGGGCGGGCGGAGCGCGTTGA
- a CDS encoding mechanosensitive ion channel family protein: protein MTGDTAFLALAAAPFTRWLILGNPVWRWLVALGVALLTLALLKLARDRLAARLAVLAGRTGTAWDDFLVELLQRRTGTLTLLVLAVWAGSQVLALPEPLAFRLRQIVGLALILQVALWANYAIGFFLSRAFQERGGEDEEVAAALAAAQLLSRVGLWTLVILVVLRQLGMDITALVAGLGIAGIAVGLALQNVLGDLFASLSIVLDKPFVVGDFIVVDNFVGTVQHVGIKTTRVRALTGEEVVFANADLLKSRIRNMKRMTERRVEFRIRVAYGTPVQQLERIPAMVREIIESQPHVRFDRGHLKQLGDSALIFEFVYFVTDPDYLLYMDIQQAINLAIYRRFAEEGIPFAFPTQTVHVVEEGAEVPAKATASDLVAAPRGAAEAAAPPREEPASGSARRPSAEQG, encoded by the coding sequence GTGACGGGCGACACCGCGTTCCTGGCCCTGGCGGCTGCACCCTTCACCCGGTGGCTCATCCTGGGCAACCCCGTCTGGCGCTGGCTGGTGGCGCTGGGCGTGGCGCTGCTCACGCTGGCCTTGCTCAAGCTGGCCCGTGACCGGCTGGCGGCACGGCTGGCGGTGCTGGCGGGCCGCACCGGCACGGCCTGGGACGACTTCCTGGTCGAGCTGCTCCAGCGGCGGACCGGCACCCTGACCCTGCTGGTGCTGGCGGTCTGGGCCGGGTCCCAGGTCCTGGCGCTGCCGGAGCCCCTGGCCTTCCGCCTGCGCCAGATCGTGGGCCTCGCCCTGATCCTGCAGGTCGCCCTCTGGGCCAACTACGCCATCGGCTTCTTCCTGAGCCGCGCCTTCCAGGAGCGGGGCGGCGAAGACGAGGAGGTCGCCGCCGCCCTGGCGGCCGCCCAGCTGCTCTCCCGCGTCGGCCTGTGGACCCTGGTCATCCTGGTGGTGCTGCGCCAGCTGGGGATGGACATCACCGCCCTGGTGGCGGGGCTTGGCATCGCCGGCATCGCCGTCGGCCTGGCGCTGCAGAACGTGCTGGGCGATCTCTTCGCGTCGCTGTCCATCGTGCTGGACAAGCCCTTCGTCGTCGGCGACTTCATCGTGGTCGACAACTTCGTCGGCACCGTCCAGCACGTGGGCATCAAGACCACGCGGGTGCGCGCCCTGACGGGCGAAGAGGTGGTCTTCGCCAACGCCGATCTGCTCAAGAGCCGCATCCGCAACATGAAGCGGATGACCGAGCGGCGGGTGGAGTTCCGCATCAGGGTCGCCTACGGCACCCCCGTCCAGCAGCTGGAGCGCATCCCGGCCATGGTGCGCGAGATCATCGAATCCCAACCCCACGTGCGGTTCGATCGGGGTCACCTCAAGCAGCTGGGCGACTCGGCGCTGATCTTCGAGTTCGTGTACTTCGTCACGGACCCGGACTACCTGCTCTACATGGACATCCAGCAGGCGATCAACCTGGCCATCTACCGCCGCTTCGCCGAAGAGGGCATCCCGTTCGCCTTCCCTACCCAGACGGTCCACGTGGTGGAGGAGGGGGCGGAGGTGCCGGCGAAGGCCACCGCGTCCGACCTCGTCGCGGCACCCAGGGGGGCGGCCGAGGCGGCGGCTCCGCCGCGGGAGGAACCGGCCAGCGGGTCGGCGCGCCGGCCGTCGGCCGAGCAGGGGTAA